A region from the Saccharomonospora azurea NA-128 genome encodes:
- a CDS encoding GNAT family N-acetyltransferase, with amino-acid sequence MPELARLLQERTARALPAEVVECVDGWWLRHSPGVAWWVQSVLPHADAPAEQLVRRVAEAEAFFARRNSPARFQITPGACPEVLDMVLAERGYRVESPMSLHTASVGRVTALLPPPPASVVVEDRPTRTWFDVWHAVSDHRGDARAEWALLERVARPSGFAHVYSEGEVVAVGRAVVDTGWAGLFGIATLPQARGRGAARAVVSALAHWARDRRAEHLYLQVEPDNDAASRLYERAGFEKLCSYHYRTAA; translated from the coding sequence GTGCCGGAACTCGCCCGCCTGTTGCAGGAGCGGACGGCTCGGGCGTTGCCCGCCGAGGTGGTCGAGTGCGTGGACGGCTGGTGGCTGCGGCACTCACCGGGGGTCGCGTGGTGGGTGCAGTCGGTGCTGCCCCACGCGGACGCTCCGGCCGAGCAGCTCGTCCGTCGCGTCGCCGAGGCGGAGGCGTTCTTCGCGCGCCGGAACTCCCCCGCGCGATTCCAGATCACCCCCGGCGCCTGCCCGGAGGTTCTCGACATGGTGCTGGCCGAGCGCGGTTACCGCGTCGAGAGTCCGATGTCGCTCCACACCGCCTCGGTCGGCCGGGTCACCGCGCTGCTGCCTCCGCCTCCGGCATCGGTCGTGGTGGAGGACCGTCCGACTCGGACGTGGTTCGACGTCTGGCACGCGGTGTCGGACCACCGCGGTGACGCCCGCGCCGAGTGGGCGTTGCTGGAGCGCGTCGCCCGGCCTTCCGGGTTCGCGCACGTGTACTCCGAGGGCGAGGTCGTCGCCGTGGGCCGCGCCGTGGTCGACACCGGCTGGGCGGGCCTGTTCGGCATCGCGACTCTGCCGCAAGCCCGCGGACGCGGTGCCGCGAGAGCCGTGGTGTCCGCGCTGGCGCACTGGGCCCGTGATCGGCGTGCCGAGCACCTCTATCTCCAGGTGGAGCCCGACAACGACGCGGCGTCCCGGCTCTACGAGCGGGCCGGCTTCGAAAAGCTGTGCTCCTACCACTACCGCACGGCGGCGTGA
- the cimA gene encoding citramalate synthase, with protein sequence MNRTEPAGTPLGDQFHLYDTTLRDGAQREGISYSITDKLAVARLLDDLGVGFIEGGWPGALPKDTEFFARAAAGELTLRHAVLVAFGSTRRAGIAVADDPQVRALLESQAPVVTLVAKSDARHIERALRVDVDEACAMVRDTVSFLVREGRRVFVDAEHFFDGYAHDPDTALRVLDAAGQAGADVVVLCDTNGGQLPLGIAETVREVAERTGLRLGIHCQDDTACAVANSIAAVQAGATHVQCTANGYGERAGNADLFAVTGNLVAKLGMPVLPEGRVAELTRTAHALAELANLAPEEHQAYVGTSAFAHKAGLHASAIKVDPLLYNHIDPELVGNDMRVLVTEMAGRASLELKGRQLGVDLADKPEALSGALKKVKALEAEGWSFEAADASLELLLRAEADDAPVEAPFRLESYRVVLEHRSGGDVVSEATVRVHVGGERVIATAEGNGPVHALDAALRQSLRGHLSWLDSVELSDYKVRILVGKPGTDAVTRVLVESTDGDRTWTTVGVHPNIVEASWLALCDALVHKSLTVSH encoded by the coding sequence GTGAACCGCACGGAGCCCGCAGGCACCCCGCTCGGGGACCAGTTCCACCTCTATGACACCACGTTGCGCGACGGAGCCCAGCGGGAGGGCATCTCCTACTCGATCACCGACAAGCTGGCCGTGGCGCGGTTGCTCGACGACCTCGGCGTCGGGTTCATCGAGGGCGGGTGGCCGGGTGCGCTGCCGAAGGACACGGAGTTCTTCGCCCGCGCGGCGGCCGGGGAACTGACACTGCGGCACGCGGTGCTCGTCGCGTTCGGTTCGACGAGGCGGGCCGGGATCGCCGTCGCCGACGACCCGCAGGTGCGGGCGCTGCTCGAGTCCCAGGCTCCCGTCGTGACACTCGTGGCGAAGTCGGACGCCCGCCACATCGAGCGAGCGTTGCGTGTGGACGTCGACGAGGCGTGCGCGATGGTGCGCGACACGGTGTCGTTCCTCGTGCGCGAGGGCAGGCGGGTGTTCGTGGACGCCGAGCACTTCTTCGACGGCTACGCCCACGATCCCGACACGGCGCTGCGGGTGCTCGACGCCGCCGGACAGGCCGGCGCCGACGTGGTGGTGTTGTGCGACACCAACGGTGGCCAGCTGCCGCTGGGCATCGCCGAGACGGTGCGGGAGGTCGCCGAGCGGACCGGCCTGCGCCTGGGCATCCACTGCCAGGACGACACGGCGTGTGCCGTCGCCAACAGCATCGCCGCCGTGCAGGCGGGAGCGACCCACGTGCAGTGCACCGCCAACGGCTACGGCGAACGCGCGGGCAACGCCGACCTCTTCGCGGTGACCGGCAACCTCGTGGCGAAGCTGGGGATGCCGGTGTTGCCCGAGGGGCGTGTCGCGGAGCTGACGCGGACCGCGCACGCGTTGGCGGAGCTCGCCAACCTCGCTCCCGAGGAGCACCAGGCCTACGTCGGCACGTCCGCGTTCGCCCACAAGGCCGGGCTCCACGCGAGCGCCATCAAGGTGGATCCGTTGCTGTACAACCACATCGACCCGGAACTGGTCGGCAACGACATGCGGGTGCTCGTGACCGAGATGGCGGGCCGCGCGAGCCTGGAGCTCAAGGGACGGCAACTCGGCGTCGATCTCGCGGACAAGCCGGAGGCGCTGTCGGGTGCGCTGAAGAAGGTGAAGGCGCTCGAGGCGGAGGGCTGGTCGTTCGAGGCGGCCGACGCGTCGTTGGAGTTGTTGCTGCGCGCGGAAGCCGACGACGCCCCCGTCGAGGCGCCGTTCCGGCTGGAGTCCTACCGCGTTGTGCTCGAACACCGCAGCGGCGGCGACGTCGTGTCGGAAGCCACGGTCAGGGTCCACGTCGGTGGCGAACGCGTCATCGCGACCGCGGAGGGCAACGGTCCGGTGCACGCGTTGGACGCCGCCCTCCGGCAGTCGCTGCGTGGACACCTGTCCTGGTTGGACAGCGTGGAGTTGTCCGACTACAAGGTGCGCATCCTCGTCGGCAAGCCGGGCACGGACGCGGTCACGCGCGTCCTCGTCGAGTCGACCGACGGCGACCGGACGTGGACGACCGTGGGAGTGCATCCGAACATCGTCGAAGCCAGCTGGCTGGCGCTCTGCGACGCGCTGGTGCACAAGTCGCTGACGGTGTCCCACTGA
- a CDS encoding fumarylacetoacetate hydrolase family protein, giving the protein MRLARIAHPEGVAFGSIEADGDNDDAAQVLEIADHPFGKPNYTGRRWPLADVRLLAPILPTKVIAVGRNYAKHAQEFGNEVPAEPMIFLKPSTSVIGPHSPIKLPPSSSQVDFEGELAVVIGQPVKNVRPEQARAAILGYTVANDVSARDHQAADGQWGRAKGFDTFCPIGPWIETAVDPADLRLTTEVDGVVKQDARTSDMVHKVDDLVAFVSSVMTLLPGDMIITGTPEGVGRIEEGQQVSITIEGIGTLTNPVQSA; this is encoded by the coding sequence GTGCGTTTGGCTCGTATCGCTCACCCAGAAGGCGTCGCGTTCGGCTCGATCGAGGCCGACGGCGACAACGACGACGCGGCGCAGGTCCTGGAGATCGCGGACCATCCGTTCGGCAAGCCGAACTACACGGGGCGGCGCTGGCCCCTCGCGGACGTGCGGTTGCTGGCTCCCATCCTGCCGACGAAGGTGATCGCGGTGGGGCGCAACTACGCCAAGCACGCCCAGGAGTTCGGCAACGAGGTCCCCGCCGAACCGATGATCTTCCTCAAGCCCTCCACGAGCGTCATCGGCCCCCACTCGCCGATCAAGCTGCCGCCCTCCTCCTCGCAGGTCGACTTCGAGGGTGAGCTGGCGGTGGTCATCGGCCAGCCGGTCAAGAACGTCCGCCCGGAGCAGGCGCGGGCCGCGATCCTCGGCTACACCGTCGCCAACGACGTCAGCGCGCGCGACCACCAGGCCGCCGACGGGCAGTGGGGTCGCGCCAAGGGGTTCGACACGTTCTGCCCGATCGGCCCGTGGATCGAGACGGCCGTGGATCCGGCGGATCTGCGGCTCACCACGGAGGTCGACGGTGTGGTGAAGCAGGACGCGCGCACGTCGGACATGGTGCACAAGGTCGACGACCTCGTCGCGTTCGTGTCGTCGGTGATGACGTTGCTGCCCGGCGACATGATCATCACCGGCACGCCGGAGGGCGTGGGCCGCATCGAGGAGGGCCAGCAGGTGTCGATCACCATCGAGGGCATCGGCACGCTGACCAACCCCGTGCAGTCGGCCTGA
- a CDS encoding FAD-dependent oxidoreductase yields MDERTTCAVIGGGPAGLVLGLLLARAGVEVTVLEKHGDFLRDFRGDTVHPSTLRLLDDLGLGERFAHLPQTRLTEIAFPSADGGRVVVGDLKRLAKFGHPHPYIAITPQWDFLSLLADAAAEEPSFRLVMRAEVTELVKDRGRVQGVRYRTEDGSTHTLRADLTVACDGRWSLARAQAGLRPKEASVPMDVWWFRLGRTPGEGPNRLQPHMRGTKFGITIPRRDFYQVAYLGRKGTDAELRRRGIDAFRHDVADLMPDLADRVHELTTMDDVKHLDVRLNRLERWHTDGLLCIGDAAHAMSPVGGVGINLAVQDAVAAARVLAGPLRRGRVDDRVLAAVRRRRIMPTVIVQGLQRLLHRMIVSPVVDGRRPGPPRLFTALMRRAPWLSTVPALIVGIGPRPERAPVFARR; encoded by the coding sequence ATGGACGAGCGGACGACCTGTGCCGTCATCGGCGGCGGCCCGGCAGGGCTGGTTCTCGGCCTGCTCCTCGCCAGAGCAGGCGTCGAGGTGACCGTGCTGGAGAAGCACGGCGACTTCCTGCGCGACTTCCGGGGCGACACCGTGCACCCCTCCACGCTGCGACTTCTCGACGACCTCGGCCTCGGCGAGCGGTTCGCCCACCTGCCCCAGACCCGGCTGACCGAGATCGCCTTCCCCTCGGCCGACGGCGGCCGGGTGGTCGTGGGCGACCTCAAGCGGCTCGCGAAGTTCGGCCATCCCCACCCGTACATCGCCATCACGCCGCAGTGGGACTTCCTGAGCCTGCTGGCCGACGCCGCGGCCGAGGAACCGTCCTTCCGCCTGGTGATGCGCGCGGAGGTCACCGAGCTCGTCAAGGACCGCGGACGCGTGCAGGGCGTGCGGTACCGCACCGAGGACGGCAGCACCCACACGCTGCGGGCCGACCTCACGGTCGCCTGCGACGGCCGCTGGTCACTGGCCCGAGCTCAGGCAGGTCTACGCCCGAAGGAAGCGTCGGTACCGATGGACGTGTGGTGGTTCCGGCTCGGCCGCACGCCCGGTGAGGGACCCAACCGGCTCCAGCCGCACATGCGGGGCACGAAGTTCGGCATCACCATCCCGCGGCGCGACTTCTACCAGGTCGCCTACCTCGGCAGGAAGGGCACGGACGCGGAGCTGCGCAGGCGCGGCATCGACGCGTTCCGGCACGACGTCGCCGACCTCATGCCCGACCTCGCCGACCGGGTCCACGAACTGACCACGATGGACGACGTCAAGCACCTCGACGTCCGGCTGAACCGGCTCGAACGGTGGCACACCGACGGCCTGCTGTGCATCGGCGACGCGGCCCACGCGATGTCACCCGTCGGCGGCGTCGGGATCAACCTGGCCGTGCAGGACGCCGTCGCCGCCGCGCGGGTGCTCGCGGGCCCGCTGCGGCGCGGCCGGGTCGACGACCGGGTCCTCGCGGCGGTACGGAGACGACGCATCATGCCCACCGTCATCGTGCAGGGCCTGCAGCGCCTCCTGCACCGGATGATCGTGTCACCGGTCGTGGACGGCCGTCGGCCGGGCCCGCCGCGATTGTTCACGGCACTCATGCGCCGGGCGCCGTGGTTGTCGACCGTGCCCGCGCTCATCGTCGGGATCGGACCACGACCCGAGCGCGCGCCGGTGTTCGCGCGGCGGTGA
- the gltX gene encoding glutamate--tRNA ligase — protein sequence MSETKAVRARFCPSPTGTPHVGLIRTALFNWAFARHHGGSLVFRIEDTDAARDSEESYEALLDALRWLGLDWDEGPEVGGEYGPYRQSERGHLYSEIAQKLLDAGELYEAFSTNEEVEQRRRDAGQDPKLGYDNFDRDLTEEQKQRFRDEGRSPVLRLRMPDEDLTWNDLVRGEITFKAGTIPDPVLVRANGQPLYTLTNPVDDALMRITHVLRGEDLLPSTPRQIALYAALRRIGVTDFTPEFGHLPYVMGEGNKKLSKRDPKSNLFNYRDEGFIPEGLLNYLALLGWSIADDRDVFTVDELVEAFEITKVSANPARFDAKKAEAINGTHVRALPAEEFVRRTVPYLVRAGVLPDEPSDDQLDKLRTIGPLVQERVTVLSDAVNLVRFLFVDEDTFAPEEAAATKALGPDSEPVLRASLDALEKLDEWRSDAIEAALKEALVDGLGLKPRKAFAPVRVAVTGRTVSPPLYESMELLGRENSLGRLRRALPGH from the coding sequence ATGAGTGAGACGAAGGCTGTACGTGCCCGCTTCTGTCCGTCGCCCACCGGAACCCCGCACGTCGGGTTGATCCGAACGGCGCTGTTCAACTGGGCGTTCGCGCGCCACCACGGCGGCTCGCTCGTGTTCCGGATCGAGGACACCGACGCCGCTCGCGACAGTGAGGAGTCCTACGAGGCTCTGCTCGACGCGCTGCGGTGGCTGGGGCTCGACTGGGACGAGGGGCCCGAGGTCGGCGGCGAGTACGGGCCGTACCGCCAGAGCGAGCGCGGCCACCTGTACTCGGAGATCGCGCAGAAGCTGCTCGACGCGGGCGAGCTGTACGAGGCGTTCTCGACCAACGAGGAGGTCGAGCAGCGTCGCCGTGACGCGGGGCAGGACCCGAAGCTCGGGTACGACAACTTCGACCGCGACCTCACCGAGGAGCAGAAGCAGCGCTTCCGCGACGAGGGGCGCTCTCCGGTGCTGCGGTTGCGGATGCCGGACGAGGACCTGACGTGGAACGACCTCGTGCGCGGCGAGATCACGTTCAAGGCGGGCACGATTCCCGACCCAGTGCTCGTGCGGGCCAACGGGCAGCCGCTCTACACGCTCACCAACCCGGTCGACGACGCGCTCATGCGGATCACCCACGTGCTGCGTGGCGAGGACCTGCTGCCGTCGACGCCGCGGCAGATCGCGCTGTACGCCGCGCTGCGCCGGATCGGCGTCACCGACTTCACGCCCGAGTTCGGGCACCTGCCCTACGTCATGGGCGAGGGCAACAAGAAGCTGTCCAAACGCGACCCGAAGTCGAACCTGTTCAACTACCGGGACGAGGGCTTCATCCCCGAGGGGCTGCTGAACTACCTCGCCCTGCTCGGGTGGTCGATCGCCGACGACCGCGACGTGTTCACGGTCGACGAGCTCGTCGAGGCTTTCGAGATCACGAAGGTCAGTGCCAACCCGGCGCGCTTCGACGCCAAGAAGGCCGAAGCCATCAACGGCACGCACGTGCGTGCGTTGCCGGCGGAGGAGTTCGTCCGCCGCACCGTGCCGTACCTGGTCCGCGCCGGGGTGCTGCCGGACGAGCCGAGCGACGACCAGCTCGACAAGCTGCGCACCATCGGACCGCTAGTGCAGGAGCGCGTCACCGTCCTGTCCGACGCCGTGAACCTCGTGCGCTTCCTGTTCGTCGACGAGGACACCTTCGCCCCGGAGGAGGCGGCGGCCACCAAGGCGCTCGGCCCCGACTCCGAACCGGTGCTGCGGGCTTCCTTGGACGCACTGGAAAAACTCGACGAATGGCGCAGCGACGCGATCGAGGCCGCCCTCAAGGAGGCACTCGTCGACGGGCTGGGGCTCAAGCCCCGCAAGGCATTCGCGCCCGTGCGAGTGGCTGTGACCGGGCGCACTGTGTCACCGCCCCTGTACGAGTCCATGGAGCTGCTCGGCCGAGAGAATTCACTCGGGCGGTTGCGTCGCGCGCTGCCAGGCCACTGA
- a CDS encoding HAD family hydrolase — MCLDIDDTLIDFTAAGRHSLATLIGRADVWPLWERITDEHVARVVAGELAYADMHTARTRAFLAELGIVVDFVQASEFELRRKELLRRSWRLFDDVLPCLEWLTAAGVTLAAVTNASGAHQRDKLGRLGLARFFDHVAIAGEMGVAKPDPVMFHKVCAAVGCDPAHAVHIGDKLTTDALGARDAGLVGVWLDRHGLDTDVPAGVHVLDTLSELPELLVSEFARVGVPTQR, encoded by the coding sequence GTGTGCCTGGACATCGACGACACGCTGATCGACTTCACGGCGGCGGGTCGGCACTCGCTGGCGACCCTGATCGGCAGGGCCGACGTCTGGCCGCTGTGGGAGCGCATCACCGACGAGCACGTCGCCCGGGTCGTGGCGGGTGAGTTGGCCTACGCCGACATGCACACCGCGCGCACCCGGGCGTTCCTCGCCGAACTCGGCATCGTGGTCGACTTCGTCCAGGCCTCCGAATTCGAGTTGCGTCGCAAGGAACTTCTCCGCCGCTCCTGGCGGCTCTTCGACGACGTTCTTCCCTGTCTGGAATGGCTCACCGCCGCGGGCGTGACGCTCGCGGCCGTCACCAATGCCTCGGGTGCGCACCAGAGAGACAAACTCGGCAGACTCGGCCTCGCCCGCTTTTTCGACCACGTGGCCATCGCGGGCGAGATGGGAGTGGCCAAACCGGACCCTGTGATGTTCCACAAAGTCTGTGCCGCCGTGGGTTGTGACCCGGCTCATGCCGTCCATATCGGCGACAAACTCACCACCGACGCCCTCGGTGCCCGCGACGCCGGGCTGGTGGGCGTGTGGCTCGACCGCCACGGCCTCGACACCGACGTCCCGGCGGGCGTGCACGTGCTCGACACCCTCAGCGAGCTCCCTGAGCTGCTGGTTTCCGAGTTCGCCCGGGTGGGTGTGCCGACCCAGCGCTGA
- a CDS encoding IclR family transcriptional regulator, producing the protein MGQPDVSNNEAPQVQQSGIGVLDKAVSVLHAVAEQPCGLAELCSRTGLPRATAHRLAVGLEVHRLLRRGPDGRWRPGPALAELAGGTVDPLLDAAGVVLPKLRDLTGESVQLYRRDGVVRVCVAVAEPPSGLRDTVPVGARLPMTAGSGAKVLAAWADAHTRQAVLADAVFGERTLLEVRRRGWAQSVAEREPGVASVSAPVRDSAGNVVAAVSVSGPVDRIGRRPGAKWASDLLQAAQALQDRL; encoded by the coding sequence GTGGGACAACCCGATGTTAGCAACAACGAGGCGCCGCAGGTTCAGCAGAGCGGGATCGGCGTTCTCGACAAAGCCGTTTCCGTGTTGCACGCCGTGGCGGAACAGCCGTGCGGGCTGGCGGAGTTGTGTTCGCGCACCGGTCTTCCGCGGGCGACGGCTCACCGGTTGGCGGTCGGCCTGGAGGTGCACCGCCTGTTGCGGCGGGGCCCGGACGGCCGGTGGCGGCCGGGGCCGGCGCTCGCCGAGTTGGCGGGCGGGACGGTGGATCCGTTGCTCGACGCGGCCGGTGTCGTGTTGCCGAAGTTGCGGGACCTGACGGGCGAGAGTGTGCAGTTGTACCGCCGTGACGGCGTGGTGCGGGTGTGCGTCGCGGTGGCGGAGCCGCCGAGTGGTCTGCGGGACACGGTGCCGGTGGGTGCGCGGTTGCCGATGACGGCGGGTTCGGGCGCGAAGGTGTTGGCGGCGTGGGCGGATGCGCACACGCGGCAGGCGGTGTTGGCGGACGCGGTGTTCGGGGAGCGCACGTTGCTGGAGGTGCGCCGCCGCGGTTGGGCTCAGAGTGTGGCCGAGCGGGAGCCGGGTGTGGCGAGTGTGTCCGCGCCGGTGCGGGACAGCGCGGGCAACGTGGTCGCCGCGGTGTCGGTGTCGGGCCCTGTGGACCGCATCGGCCGCCGCCCGGGCGCGAAGTGGGCGAGCGACCTACTCCAAGCCGCGCAAGCCCTGCAAGACCGCCTGTAA
- the leuC gene encoding 3-isopropylmalate dehydratase large subunit, with protein sequence MTERRGRTLAEKVWDAHTVRRGEGAEPDLLYIDLHLVHEVTSPQAFDGLRLAGRQVRRPDLTIATEDHNVPTVGIGLPIADPVSRTQVETLRRNCEEFGIRLHPMGDDEQGIVHVIGPQLGLTQPGMTVVCGDSHTSTHGAFGAMAFGIGTSEVEHVLATQTLPLRPFKTMAVNVDGELRPGVTAKDIILAVIAKIGTGGGQGYVLEYRGSAIESLSMEARMTICNMSIEAGARAGMIAPDETTFAYLKDRPHAPKGADWDAALAEWRELRTDDDAVFDAEVHLDASSLTPFVTWGTNPGQGLPLAESVPDPARMGDENERLAAEKALSYMDLEPGTPLRDISVDTVFLGSCTNGRLEDLRTAAEVLRGRKVAEGVRMLVVPGSMRVRQAAEEEGLHEVFLEAGAEWRAAGCSMCLGMNPDQLKPGERSASTSNRNFEGRQGKGGRTHLVSPLVAAATAVRGTLSSPEDLS encoded by the coding sequence ATGACCGAACGGCGGGGCCGCACACTGGCGGAAAAGGTGTGGGACGCACACACGGTGCGTCGAGGCGAGGGTGCCGAACCCGACCTGCTCTACATCGACCTGCACCTCGTCCACGAGGTCACCAGCCCACAGGCATTCGACGGGCTGCGCCTCGCCGGGCGGCAGGTGCGGCGCCCCGACCTCACCATCGCGACCGAGGACCACAACGTGCCGACCGTCGGCATCGGCCTGCCCATCGCCGACCCGGTGTCGCGGACGCAGGTCGAGACACTGCGCCGCAACTGCGAGGAGTTCGGTATCCGGCTGCATCCGATGGGTGACGACGAGCAGGGCATCGTCCACGTCATCGGGCCGCAGCTGGGCCTCACGCAACCCGGCATGACCGTGGTCTGCGGCGACAGCCACACCTCGACCCACGGCGCGTTCGGCGCGATGGCGTTCGGCATCGGCACGTCCGAGGTGGAACACGTGCTGGCCACGCAGACGCTGCCGCTGCGGCCCTTCAAGACCATGGCCGTCAACGTGGACGGGGAGCTGCGCCCCGGCGTGACGGCGAAGGACATCATCCTCGCCGTCATCGCCAAGATCGGCACCGGTGGCGGCCAGGGTTACGTGCTGGAGTACCGCGGCAGCGCCATCGAGTCGCTGTCGATGGAAGCGCGCATGACCATCTGCAACATGTCCATCGAGGCGGGCGCCAGGGCGGGCATGATCGCCCCGGACGAGACGACCTTCGCGTACCTGAAGGACCGGCCGCACGCGCCGAAGGGCGCAGACTGGGACGCCGCGCTCGCCGAATGGCGCGAGCTGCGCACCGACGACGACGCGGTGTTCGACGCCGAGGTGCACCTGGACGCCTCGTCGCTCACCCCGTTCGTCACCTGGGGAACGAACCCCGGCCAGGGTCTCCCGCTGGCCGAATCGGTGCCCGACCCGGCGCGGATGGGGGACGAGAACGAGCGGCTGGCCGCCGAGAAGGCCCTGTCCTATATGGATCTGGAGCCCGGTACGCCGCTGCGTGACATCTCCGTGGACACCGTCTTCCTGGGTTCGTGCACCAACGGCCGCCTGGAGGACCTGCGGACCGCCGCCGAGGTGTTGCGCGGCCGGAAGGTCGCCGAGGGCGTACGGATGCTCGTGGTGCCCGGCTCGATGCGGGTCCGGCAGGCCGCCGAGGAGGAGGGCCTGCACGAGGTGTTCCTCGAGGCCGGCGCCGAATGGCGGGCCGCGGGCTGCTCGATGTGCCTCGGCATGAACCCGGACCAGCTGAAGCCGGGCGAGCGCAGCGCCTCGACCTCCAACCGCAACTTCGAGGGCCGGCAGGGCAAGGGCGGGCGCACCCACCTGGTGTCGCCGCTCGTGGCCGCCGCCACGGCCGTCCGCGGGACGCTGTCCTCACCCGAGGACCTCTCCTAG
- the leuD gene encoding 3-isopropylmalate dehydratase small subunit: MEAFTTHTGVGVPLRRSNVDTDQIIPAVYLKRVSRTGFEDGLFAAWRADEQFVLNQEPYKRGSVLVAGPDFGTGSSREHAVWALMDYGFRVVISSRFADIFRGNSGKQGLLAAECEQSDVEQLWKLLEEEPGTEVTVDLNEKTVRAKDFVARFAIDDYTRWRLLEGLDDIALTLRNADAIEEFEKRRPAHKPVTTPR, encoded by the coding sequence ATGGAAGCCTTCACCACGCACACCGGCGTCGGGGTGCCCCTGCGCAGGTCTAACGTGGACACTGACCAGATCATCCCGGCCGTCTACCTCAAGCGGGTGTCCCGAACCGGGTTCGAGGACGGTCTGTTCGCGGCCTGGCGCGCCGACGAGCAGTTCGTCCTGAACCAGGAGCCCTACAAGCGGGGATCCGTCCTCGTGGCGGGCCCCGACTTCGGCACCGGGTCGTCACGCGAGCACGCGGTGTGGGCGTTGATGGACTACGGATTCCGCGTCGTCATCTCGTCCCGCTTCGCCGACATCTTCCGCGGCAACTCCGGCAAGCAGGGCCTGCTCGCCGCCGAGTGCGAGCAGTCGGACGTCGAGCAATTGTGGAAGCTGCTGGAGGAGGAACCGGGCACCGAGGTGACGGTCGATCTCAACGAGAAGACCGTGAGGGCAAAGGACTTCGTGGCCCGCTTCGCCATCGACGACTACACCCGCTGGCGCTTGCTGGAGGGGTTGGACGACATCGCGCTGACGCTGCGGAACGCCGACGCGATCGAGGAGTTCGAGAAGCGGCGCCCGGCGCACAAACCCGTCACCACTCCGAGGTAG